The DNA region CGTTGTGCTTCGGGGGACAAGTAGGAGAGAAGAGCATAATATTTTGTTTTTTTACCTTTAAAACCCTTTACAGACCAATACACCCCGTTTACAGATATAATTTAGTATTGCCATAGAAATGTGTACATTTAGTTTACACTATACTGTCCAAAAATTTTACACATTATACATTGCTAATATTTAAAAAAAGCGTAAGTTTTTGATTTTAAATGTATTGTATTTATGGCACATAATTAGATGCTACTAGATCAAATCAATAAAAACTCTAACAATTAGTATTATGAAAACTCAAATTAAACTAAAAGCATTTACAATGATTGCCATGCTAGTCATTTTACTTTCGTGCCAAGGCTTTGCACAAGATAACAAAGTACCTACCCTAACAAAAACTTTTGACCTCAATGAACCTGGTACATTGAATTCTAAATCATCCGGTGGTGGAATAGTAGTTAAAACCCACAATGAAAGTAGCGTAGTAGTTAAGGCATTCGTTCGAAAGAACGGAAAGGTTTTATCTTCAACTGACCCATTAGTAGATGATATCCTCGAAAAGTTTGACTTAGAAATTGAAAAAAATGGCTCCGTAATTAATGCGAATGCGGTTCGTAAATCAAATTTCAGTCGATTGAGAAATGTGGGTATTTACTTTACCATTATTGTCCCACGTGAAATGTCTTGTAATGTAACATCAAGTGGTGGTGGATTAAACATTGAGGGAGTGGAAGGAACACATAATTTTGTAAGTAGCGGTGGCTCTGTATTTTTAGAAAACACTTCAGGAACTACCAAGGCAAAGTCATCTGGTGGTAAGGTCGGAGCGAAAAATCACGATGGTGATATTCGCTTAACTTCTAGTGGCGGTAGTGTTACTTTAGATGAAGCTAATGGTAGTATTTACGCACGCAGTTCTGGCGGCGGCGTACGCCTTAAGAATATTCAAGGCGATGTGGATGCTAGTAGTAGTGGAGGCGGAGTTACTGTTTTGGGAGAATGTAATTCTGTGAAAGCAAAATCGAGTGGGGGATCGGTGCGTGTTAACATTAGCAATTTGAGTAAAGAATTGCACCTACAATCTAGTGGAGGTGGAGTTGATGCAATACTACAAAACGGTGATGAACTTGGACTTGACCTAGACTTGAGTTCGAGCTACGTTACTATTGAGTTAAAGAATTTCTCTGGCCAATCTAAAAAAAATCGTGTAAAAGGAACTATGAATGATGGCGGAATTCCTGTTTATATGAGAGCATCTGGTGGAAATGTTAAGGTGCGATACGAAAACTAGTAAATTACTCTATTGCAATGATATTCTTCTTAAATAATACTGTTGAAATCAACGTCATTCCCAAACCAATGGCTAATAGAATAGCCATTTTAGGAAGAATATCTAGCATAGGTAATTGTCTCCAAAAAATATCAAAGAATCCTTCAATTCCCCAATAGTTTACACTAATTACGGCAATTTTTTGCATAAATGCTGGCATCATGCTAATCGGAATCATACTTCCTCCAATTGCTGACATTAAAATGATAATAATGGTACTCATTCCTTGCAATTGTTGACGTGTT from Aureibaculum sp. 2308TA14-22 includes:
- a CDS encoding DUF4097 family beta strand repeat-containing protein; this translates as MKTQIKLKAFTMIAMLVILLSCQGFAQDNKVPTLTKTFDLNEPGTLNSKSSGGGIVVKTHNESSVVVKAFVRKNGKVLSSTDPLVDDILEKFDLEIEKNGSVINANAVRKSNFSRLRNVGIYFTIIVPREMSCNVTSSGGGLNIEGVEGTHNFVSSGGSVFLENTSGTTKAKSSGGKVGAKNHDGDIRLTSSGGSVTLDEANGSIYARSSGGGVRLKNIQGDVDASSSGGGVTVLGECNSVKAKSSGGSVRVNISNLSKELHLQSSGGGVDAILQNGDELGLDLDLSSSYVTIELKNFSGQSKKNRVKGTMNDGGIPVYMRASGGNVKVRYEN